From the genome of Argentina anserina chromosome 4, drPotAnse1.1, whole genome shotgun sequence, one region includes:
- the LOC126792336 gene encoding calnexin homolog, with protein TIDDRIQIFYEPFNESFEGRWIVSAKDEYKGVWKLSKSEEHDDYGLLVSEKARKYALVKELDEAVSLKGRIIVLQFEVRLQKGLECGGAYLKYLRPQEAGWKPEGFDNDSPYSIMFGPDKCSTTNRVHFIFKHKNPKSGEYVEHHLKNTPTVPDDKLTHVYTAIVKADSEVRILVDGEEKKKARFLSAQDFKPALIPTKTIPDPNDKKPEDWDDRPKIPDPNAVKPDNWDESAPIEIEDEEAEKPDGWLDDEPHQIDDPEATKPEDWDDEEDGEWESPMMENPKCSSAPGCGKWKRPMKRNPAYKGKWHRPLIKNPNYKGIWKPQQIPNPHYFKTDKPEFEHIAAIGIEIWTMQDGILFDNILIADNEKVAESYRRTTWKPKFNVEKERQRAEEAAAGLSFEFSSIHKMIFNLLYKMAGISFLDAYKPKIIDLIEKAEKQPNMTTGVIVSVVVILLTVLYKILFGGRQVKQPAVAAHERYRGAAAEIATNQGSRISSGVKANETEKEDAAPRKRSTRRET; from the exons ACAATTGATGATCGTATCCAGATCTTTTACGAGCCGTTCAATGAGTCATTCGAAGGCCGCTGGATCGTTTCTGCCAAAGATGAGTACAAAG GTGTGTGGAAACTATCAAAGAGTGAGGAGCATGATGATTATGGCCTCCTAGTGAGTGAGAAAGCGAGGAAGTATGCCCTAGTGAAAGAGCTAGATGAGGCTGTGAGCCTTAAGGGAAGAATTATTGTGTTGCAGTTCGAGGTTCGGCTACAGAAGGGCCTTGAATGTGGTGGTGCTTACTTGAAGTACCTCCGGCCACAGGAGGCTGGTTGGAAACCGGAAGGGTTTGATAATGATTCTCCATATTCGATTATGTTTGGACCTGATAAATGTAGCACCACGAATAGGGTTCATTTCATTTTTAAGCACAAGAACCCCAAGAGTGGTGAGTATGTTGAGCATCATCTCAAGAACACTCCAACTGTGCCTGATGACAAACTCACCCATGTCTACACTGCAATAGTGAAAGCTGATAGTGAGGTTAGAATTTTGGTAGAtggggaggagaagaagaaggctagGTTCCTTTCTGCTCAAGATTTTAAACCTGCATTGATTCCAACCAAGACCATTCCTGATCCAAATGATAAGAAGCCGGAGGATTGGGACGATCGGCCAAAGATTCCTGATCCAAATGCTGTGAAGCCTGATAATTGGGATGAAAGTGCTCCAATAGAAATTGAAGATGAGGAGGCTGAGAAACCTGATGGATGGTTGGATGATGAGCCTCACCAGATTGATGACCCTGAGGCGACAAAGCCAGAGGATTGGGATGATGAAGAGGATGGTGAATGGGAATCACCAATGATGGAAAACCCTAAGTGCTCCTCAGCACCTGGTTGTGGAAAATGGAAGAGGCCAATGAAGAGAAATCCTGCTTATAAAGGAAAATGGCACCGTCCTCTTATTAAGAATCCCAATTACAAGGGTATCTGGAAACCTCAGCAGATCCCAAACCCTCATTACTTTAAGACTGATAAACCCGAGTTTGAACACATAGCTGCCATTGGCATTGAGATATGGACAATGCAGGATGGCATATTGTTTGACAACATTCTAATAGCTGATAATGAGAAGGTTGCCGAATCTTATAGGAGAACAACATGGAAGCCAAAGTTTAATGTTGAAAAGGAAAGGCAAAGGGCTGAGGAAGCAGCTGCAGGTCTTTCATTTGAATTCTCGAGCATTCAT AAGATGATATTTAATCTTCTCTACAAGATGGCAGGTATTTCTTTCTTGGATGCATACAAACCCAAGATCATT GATCTAATTGAGAAAGCAGAAAAACAGCCCAATATGACAACTGGTGTCATTGTATCCGTTGTGGTCATTTTGTTGACAGTTCTCTACAAAATCCTTTTTGGTGGCAGACAAGTGAAACAACCTGCG GTTGCTGCTCATGAACGTTACAGGGGAGCGGCTGCAGAAATTGCCACCAATCAGGGAAGCAGAATAAGTAGTGGAGTGAAGGCGAATGAGACTGAGAAGGAAGATGCTGCTCCCCGCAAGAGATCTACCAGAAGGGAAACTTGA
- the LOC126792334 gene encoding uncharacterized protein LOC126792334: MGVRFFTLQMIPMCFHVAGNHHVSSRVQLQPDDDEEEFQSPRAKVGGKRAAVGNIKVVKFDGLVKIYSKPVDVSELMREFPKHLVCASDSFYIGQKIPALSEHDQLQFGRKYFLLPKHLFESVLSFVTIASFASSDPESEKSDQRPSPVPSINSKNAFLRKVATCEPFHIQKSDTGCLRIRVSDEFISQLLEEGKLRDEAKVEEDDEHSKGFEPNNKVCTTPQLQKDYSQLVGARQWKPRLEPIRETRETKRRSRLSSFGMRRSKKKSQPNSSSKATQSSKGPKSSKTEHHSKAKTKIKSSKK, from the coding sequence ATGGGTGTGAGGTTCTTCACTCTCCAAATGATCCCCATGTGTTTTCATGTCGCCGGCAACCACCATGTCTCCTCCCGCGTCCAGCTTCAACCGGACGACGATGAGGAGGAGTTTCAATCACCACGCGCTAAGGTGGGCGGTAAGCGCGCGGCGGTTGGTAATATTAAGGTCGTCAAGTTCGACGGCCTTGTGAAGATCTACAGCAAGCCGGTTGATGTATCAGAGCTCATGAGGGAGTTTCCTAAGCACTTGGTGTGTGCTTCCGACTCGTTTTACATCGGCCAGAAAATCCCAGCTCTTTCGGAACACGACCAGCTCCAGTTCGGTCGAAAGTACTTTCTGCTGCCAAAGCACTTGTTCGAGTCCGTGCTCTCCTTCGTTACCATTGCATCGTTCGCCTCCTCCGATCCAGAATCCGAAAAATCCGACCAAAGGCCCTCGCCTGTTCCCTCCATCAACTCCAAGAATGCATTTCTAAGAAAGGTCGCGACTTGCGAGCCTTTTCATATACAGAAATCGGACACTGGCTGCCTGAGAATACGTGTCTCCGACGAGTTTATATCGCAATTGCTGGAAGAAGGCAAGCTCAGAGACGAAGCTAAAGtcgaagaagatgatgaacatAGCAAGGGTTTTGAGCCAAACAACAAAGTCTGCACCACGCCGCAGTTACAGAAAGACTACTCGCAACTGGTTGGGGCAAGACAATGGAAGCCGAGGCTAGAGCCAATCAGAGAGACTCGAGAAACCAAGAGAAGATCAAGACTTTCTTCGTTTGGGATGAGAAGATCAAAGAAGAAATCTCAACCCAACTCATCATCAAAAGCAACACAGAGCTCAAAGGGTCCAAAGAGTTCAAAGACTGAGCACCATTCAAAAGCCAAAACCAAGATCAAATCATCAAAGAAATGA
- the LOC126791236 gene encoding pentatricopeptide repeat-containing protein DOT4, chloroplastic-like, translating to MSLSSSFTHNVIHPAMEALPSLQTQRLLIKNNPINNASQHRHSRSIQAPTKLAVAHHMFDGMPHSDTYAWNKLIQTHIANNDFHYAVSTYHQMLHRGVRPDRHTLPRALSASRLSDDLSLGKQLHCHAVKFSCANDRYVNAALIELYGRLQSVDMAKCVFDKSNVKDLVSWTMIVKLYIAQGKPRKALDMFDGMVESGGKLDAVALATAAGACGMLKSITDGMKVHRVAKEQGLESDVLVSNSLSKMYIECGCLEEAQAIFDQRPVKDVISWTEMIRVYVKKGGFNEGLKLFRHMIADGVKPDQLSVSSVLPACARVSASKQGKEIHGYLLRNGISMNLIVQNALTDMYIKSGFIESALKVFAGLKHKDIISCTVMILGYSLHGQGHLGIELFRQIEKDSSMTIDDLTYAAVLHACVAARMVEEGKFYFNCIETPTVADYTLLVALLSHSGLFDEARNFISEKRIEGHAHVLRGLLDGCRIHNQLILGKRLAEQLCDLEPLNPDNYVLLSNLYADYAKWDMVFEIRGMIEDMGLKPKEAFSWIEFRNKIHVFGTRDAAHPRSERLYWELQCLMKKMEDENIKPDFDYSLHDVFEERECIQIGHSEMLAISFGLISTAAGTTIRVTKNLRVCRNCHASAKAISKMVGREIILKDPKCFHHFKDGYCSCGDFW from the coding sequence ATGTCATTGTCTTCTTCCTTTACCCACAATGTGATCCATCCAGCTATGGAAGCCCTTCCATCCCTACAAACCCAGCGTCTGCTCATCAAAAACAACCCAATCAACAACGCTTCCCAGCATAGACACTCCCGGAGTATTCAGGCACCAACGAAGCTCGCCGTGGCACACCACATGTTCGACGGAATGCCTCACTCAGACACCTACGCTTGGAACAAGCTCATCCAAACCCACATTGCCAACAATGACTTCCACTACGCCGTCTCTACTTATCACCAAATGCTCCACCGCGGTGTTCGCCCAGATAGGCACACTCTGCCTCGGGCCTTATCTGCTTCTCGCCTTTCGGATGATCTGTCTCTTGGCAAACAACTGCATTGTCACGCTGTGAAGTTTTCATGCGCGAATGATCGGTATGTCAATGCTGCTCTTATTGAGCTTTATGGGCGGCTTCAGAGCGTTGACATGGCGAAATGTGTGTTTGATAAGTCTAATGTGAAGGATTTGGTGTCGTGGACTATGATAGTGAAGTTGTACATTGCACAAGGTAAGCCGAGAAAGGCGCTTGATATGTTTGATGGGATGGTTGAGTCTGGAGGTAAGTTGGATGCCGTGGCACTGGCGACGGCTGCTGGAGCTTGTGGAATGTTAAAGTCTATAACTGACGGAATGAAAGTCCACCGGGTTGCTAAGGAGCAGGGGTTGGAGTCTGATGTGTTGGTGAGCAATAGCCTCTCAAAAATGTACATTGAGTGCGGCTGTCTAGAGGAGGCGCAGGCGATTTTCGATCAAAGGCCTGTGAAAGATGTCATTTCGTGGACAGAGATGATTCGTGTTTATGTGAAGAAGGGAGGGTTCAATGAGGGTCTTAAATTGTTTCGTCACATGATTGCAGATGGAGTGAAGCCGGATCAACTCTCGGTATCTAGTGTTCTCCCAGCCTGTGCAAGAGTGTCTGCAAGTAAACAAGGTAAGGAAATTCATGGATACTTACTTCGTAATGGAATCAGTATGAATCTCATTGTCCAGAATGCTCTTACGGACATGTATATCAAATCAGGATTTATTGAATCTGCTTTGAAAGTTTTTGCCGGGTTGAAACACAAGGATATTATTTCATGCACTGTGATGATATTGGGGTACAGTTTACATGGACAAGGTCACCTTGGAATTGAATTGTTCCGTCAAATTGAAAAAGACTCGAGCATGACAATTGATGATTTAACATATGCTGCCGTACTTCATGCTTGTGTTGCTGCACGAATGGTTGAGGAAGGGAAGTTTTACTTCAACTGTATCGAGACACCTACAGTTGCAGACTATACCTTGTTAGTAGCTCTTTTATCACATTCTGGACTCTTTGATGAGGCAAGGAACTTCATATCAGAGAAAAGAATCGAAGGACATGCACATGTACTAAGGGGACTGCTAGATGGCTGTAGGATTCACAACCAATTGATATTAGGGAAGCGGCTTGCTGAGCAACTGTGTGATTTGGAACCTCTTAATCCCGATAATTATGTGTTACTCTCCAATTTGTATGCTGACTATGCAAAATGGGATATGGTCTTCGAAATTAGAGGGATGATTGAAGACATGGGTTTGAAACCAAAAGAAGCTTTTTCTTGGATAGAATTCAGAAACAAAATCCATGTGTTTGGGACAAGAGATGCAGCTCACCCAAGATCAGAGAGACTATACTGGGAGCTGCAGTGTCTGATGAAGAAAATGGAAGATGAAAATATTAAACCTGATTTTGATTATAGTCTCCACGATGTTTTTGAAGAGCGGGAGTGCATTCAAATTGGACACAGTGAGATGTTGGCAATTTCTTTTGGTCTCATCAGTACAGCAGCTGGAACAACAATACGTGTAACTAAGAACCTCCGGGTGTGTCGCAACTGCCATGCTTCTGCCAAAGCTATATCCAAGATGGTAGGACGAGAAATTATACTCAAGGACCCAAAATGTTTCCACCACTTTAAAGATGGATATTGCTCATGTGGTGATTTTTGGTGA
- the LOC126791674 gene encoding uncharacterized protein LOC126791674 → MKNKASVFLKQIITLLSSIAKSKTMAIKSKTSAAKARLIMFSLVKNKKVLMDTVSHKFHNLLGHHDKDRNQGDDDESRAVVLYNAIANEYSNAAGASHLHTIEDEEEDDNDNDKFPDLRHCLFDEDENFDDIKAGGSVVDIVKNSKEDGEDFKLEDEIDQVADLFITRFHKQIRLQKLESFKRYKDMLERST, encoded by the coding sequence ATGAAGAACAAGGCTTCAGTTTTCTTGAAGCAGATAATCACCTTGCTGAGCTCAATAGCCAAATCGAAGACAATGGCGATCAAGAGCAAAACCAGCGCGGCCAAGGCTCGCCTCATAATGTTCTCTTTGGTCAAGAACAAGAAGGTCTTGATGGACACAGTCTCGCACAAGTTTCATAACCTCCTCGGCCACCACGACAAAGACAGAAACCAAGGCGATGACGACGAGAGCCGGGCCGTTGTGCTCTACAATGCCATCGCCAACGAGTACTCGAATGCAGCTGGCGCGAGCCATCTGCACACCATTGAAGACGAGGAGGAGGATGACAATGACAATGACAAGTTTCCCGATCTGAGGCACTGCCTTTTCGACGAAGACGAAAACTTCGATGACATTAAGGCCGGTGGGTCTGTGGTTGATATTGTCAAGAATTCAAAAGAGGATGGAGAGGATTTCAAGCTGGAAGACGAGATTGATCAAGTTGCGGACTTGTTCATTACAAGGTTTCACAAACAGATTCGCTTGCAGAAGCTTGAGTCCTTCAAGAGGTACAAAGACATGCTCGAGAGAAGCACCTAA
- the LOC126789932 gene encoding uncharacterized protein LOC126789932, with translation MFQHSWNKLETLMDCSSIELKVISCKDLRAFNFFQKLSVYADVSIFNDELKKEQQQQEHLQQRQKTPVDRDGDGNPEWNHTVSFDTQVMSSLDDQWDHWFIKFDMRNDGAVLGKSLGKVQVPLKELIEEFNGAVRFMSYQVKTNDGKSNGVLDFSYQVIGKKIGHGIHDSLLSEKTNVSDPSDKVEVQSLYPTIEVESLSRDLFYPSLTEISSPVPKIPVPTPILNTQFSLPSHHHHHHPCQTFSPFLLPPSMYWNPSEFTNHGCNFCGNPAGLGKVGMVDYKGPWRTNYPGNRSGLLQAPDPERTTNGRCY, from the coding sequence ATGTTTCAGCACAGCTGGAACAAACTAGAAACTCTGATGGACTGCAGTTCTATAGAACTGAAGGTTATCTCCTGTAAGGATCTCAGAGCCTTCAATTTCTTCCAAAAGCTTTCGGTATATGCAGACGTCTCCATCTTCAATGATGAACTGAAGAAAGAGCAGCAACAGCAAGAACACCTACAGCAGCGCCAGAAAACGCCAGTTGACAGAGATGGAGATGGGAACCCCGAGTGGAATCATACGGTGAGCTTTGATACGCAAGTTATGTCATCACTTGATGATCAGTGGGATCACTGGTTTATCAAGTTCGACATGCGCAATGATGGTGCAGTTTTGGGAAAGAGCCTTGGCAAAGTGCAGGTACCCTTGAAGGAATTGATTGAGGAGTTCAATGGGGCAGTCAGGTTTATGAGTTATCAAGTGAAGACTAATGATGGTAAGTCTAATGGGGTCttggatttttcataccagGTAATTGGGAAGAAGATCGGTCATGGAATTCATGATTCCTTATTATCTGAAAAAACCAATGTTTCTGATCCTAGTGATAAAGTTGAGGTTCAATCTCTTTACCCTACTATAGAAGTAGAATCCCTGTCCCGGGATCTGTTCTATCCTTCACTAACTGAAATTTCCAGTCCTGTACCTAAAATTCCAGTCCCTACTCCAATCCTTAACACTCAATTTTCGCTACCTtctcaccatcatcatcaccatccaTGTCAAACATTCTCGCCATTTCTTCTACCTCCCAGTATGTACTGGAATCCATCAGAGTTCACAAATCATGGTTGCAATTTCTGTGGCAACCCTGCAGGGTTAGGAAAAGTTGGGATGGTGGATTACAAGGGTCCGTGGAGGACTAATTATCCAGGCAATAGAAGTGGTCTTCTTCAAGCTCCAGATCCGGAAAGGACTACCAATGGCAGATGCTACTGA
- the LOC126789933 gene encoding probable 3-beta-hydroxysteroid-Delta(8),Delta(7)-isomerase, with protein sequence MEGSDSALNHPYSPQNVKLPGFVPGFLSQVTILGIYGLASLFVVFVTWLISGRAPKKSKLDRWLMCWWAFTGLTHIILEGYFAFSPEFYKDKTGCFLAEVWKEYSKGDSRYAFRDAGIVTVEGITAVVEGPACLLAVYAIAKGKSYSYVLQLAISLGQLYGTAVYFITALLEGDHFAASQLYYYEYYIAANASWIVIPTLISIRSWKRICAAVQAQGQKKNKTR encoded by the exons ATGGAGGGATCTGACTCTGCTCTGAACCATCCCTACTCGCCTCAAAATGTAAAGCTGCCCGGATTTGTACCTGGGTTCCTCTCACAGGTCACCATTCTTGGCATTTACGGCCTCGCTTCCCTATTCGTCGTTTTCGTTACTTGGCTCATCTCAG GAAGAGCCCCGAAGAAATCAAAACTTGATAGATGGCTTATGTGCTGGTGGGCTTTCACTGGCCTCACTCATATTATACTTGAAGGATATTTTGCGTTCTCACCTGAGTTTTACAAGGATAAGACTGGTTGTTTCCTTGCTGAAGTCT GGAAAGAATACAGCAAAGGTGATTCAAGATACGCATTCAGAGATGCAGGAATTGTTACCGTTGAAGGAATAACTGCGGTTGTAGAGGGTCCGGCTTGCCTTCTTGCAGT GTATGCAATAGCTAAAGGCAAGTCATATAGCTACGTGCTCCAGCTAGCCATTTCTTTGGGGCAGCTCTACGGAACTGCTGTATATTTCATTACAGCCCTCTTGGAAGGTGACCACTTTGCTGCAAGTCAACTTTACTACTATGAATACTACATTGCTGCAAATGCTTCCTGGATCGTTATACCCACACTCATTTCAATCCGGAGTTGGAAGAGGATTTGTGCAGCAGTACAGGCTCAAGGccagaagaagaacaaaactCGCTGA
- the LOC126790301 gene encoding DNA replication licensing factor MCM2 codes for MADNSGNPPSTPDSPTSVGFNTDQLPHTSRTSENFSSSGDEADVDPNVLQDDVEGDLLVEEEPEGEDLLEGNYMDDYRRMNEMDQYESAGLDDSAEDERDLDQIMADRRAAELELDKRDGVPASRKLPHLLHDQDTDEDNYRPSKRARADFRPPRSADDTDGMPSSPGRSQPGHSREDVPMTDQTDDQYEDEEDEDGFDMYRVQGTLREWVTRDEVRRFIAKKFKEFLLTYTNQRNDHGDIEYVRLINEMVLANKCSLEIDYKQFIYVHPNIAIWLADAPQSVLEVMEDVAKNVVFSLHPNYKLIHQKIYVRITNLPVYDQIRNIRQIHLNTMIRIGGVVTRRSGVFPQLQQVKYDCNKCGAILGPFFQNSYSEVKVGSCPECQSKGPFTVNIEQTIYRNYQKLTLQESPGIVPAGRLPRYKEVILLNDLIDCARPGEEIEVTGIYSNNFDLSLNTKNGFPVFATVVEANYITKKQDLFSAYKLTQEDKEQIEALAKDPRIGERIVKSIAPSIYGHGDIKTAIALAMFGGQEKNVEGKHRLRGDINVLLLGDPGTAKSQFLKYVEKTGQRAVYTTGKGASAVGLTAAVHKDPVTKEWTLEGGALVLADKGICLIDEFDKMNDQDRVSIHEAMEQQSISISKAGIVTSLQARCSVIAAANPVGGRYDSSKTFTQNVELTDPIISRFDILCVVKDVVDPVTDEMLAKFVVDSHFKSQPKGANMDDITLDESQEDVQASTGPVDPDILPQDLLKKYLTYAKLNVFPRLHDADLDKLSNVYAELRRESSHGQGVPIAVRHIESMIRMSEAHARMHLRQQVTGDDVDMAIRVALDSFISTQKFGVQKALQKSFKRHITFKKDRNELLLFLLKELVKNALHFEEIVSGSSLGLTHIDVKVADLLNKANEHEIFDLNPFFTSAIFTRANFVLDEERGLIRHRLSG; via the exons ATGGCAGACAACTCCGGGAACCCGCCGTCGACGCCGGACTCGCCGACGTCGGTAGGGTTCAACACCGACCAGCTCCCTCACACGAGCCGCACCTCCGAGAACTTCTCCTCCTCCGGCGACGAGGCCGACGTCGACCCCAATGTTCTCCAAGATGACGTGGAGGGCGACCTCCTCGTCGAGGAAGAGCCGGAGGGAGAGGATCTCCTGGAAGGAAACTACATGGA TGACTACCGGAGAATGAATGAGATGGATCAGTACGAGTCGGCCGGGTTGGATGATTCGGCTGAGGACGAGAGGGATTTGGATCAGATCATGGCGGATCGCCGGGCGGCTGAGCTTGAACTCGATAAGCGCGACGGCGTTCCGGCCTCTCGGAAGCttcctcatcttcttcatgACCAAG ATACTGATGAGGACAACTACAGGCCTTCCAAGAGGGCAAGGGCTGACTTCAGGCCTCCGAGAAGCGCAGATGATACCGATGGAATGCCGAGTTCACCTGGAAGATCCCAGCCTGGACATTCCAGAGAGGATGTCCCTATGACTGATCAGACTGATGATCAATATGAG GATGAGGAAGACGAAGATGGGTTTGACATGTACCGTGTCCAGGGGACACTCCGAGAGTGGGTTACTAGAGATGAAGTACGAAGATTTATTGCCAAGAAATTCAAAGAGTTTCTGCTCACTTATACGAATCAAAGGAACGATCATGGTGACATTGAATATGTGCGCCTTATCAATGAGATGGTGTTAG CAAACAAGTGTAGTCTGGAAATTGATTACAAGCAATTTATCTATGTTCATCCCAATATTGCTATTTGGCTGGCTGATGCACCCCAATCTGTCCTGGAAGTCATGGAAGATGTTGCCAAGAATGTTGTGTTTAGTTTACATCCCAATTACAAACTTATCCATCAAAAGATCTATGTTCGCATAACTAACTTACCCGTCTATGATCAGATTCGTAACATTAG ACAGATTCATCTGAATACCATGATTCGTATTGGAGGGGTTGTGACGCGACGCTCTGGGGTGTTCCCCCAGTTGCAACAAGTAAAGTATGATTGCAATAAATGTGGAGCAATCCTGGGGCCGTTCTTTCAGAATTCCTATTCGGAAGTTAAAGTTGGTTCTTGCCCTGAATGTCAATCAAAAGGACCATTTACTGTCAATATTGAGCAG ACAATATACAGGAATTATCAAAAGCTTACACTCCAGGAGAGCCCAGGAATAGTGCCTGCAGGTCGGCTTCCAAGATACAAGGAAGTGATACTATTGAATGATCTAATTGATTGTGCTCGCCCAGGGGAAGAGATT GAGGTCACTGGTATTTATTCAAACAACTTTGACCTGTCTTTGAATACAAAGAATGGATTTCCTGTATTTGCTACTGTGGTTGAAGCAAATTATATTACAAAGAAGCAAGATCTGTTCTCTGCTTACAAACTTACTCAGGAAGACAAAGAACAGATTGAAGCGTTAGCTAAAGATCCAAGAATCGGAGAAAGG ATTGTTAAGTCCATTGCTCCATCTATATATGGTCATGGGGATATTAAGACTGCAATAGCACTTGCCATGTTTGGAGGACAAGAAAaaaatgttgaaggaaaaCACCGACTGCGAGGTGATATAAACGTACTTCTCCTTGGTGATCCAGGCACAGCAAAATCCCAGTTTCTGAA GTATGTTGAAAAGACTGGGCAGAGGGCAGTGTATACCACTGGTAAAGGAGCATCTGCTGTTGGGCTAACAGCAGCAGTGCACAAGGATCCTGTTACAAAGGAGTGGACCCTTGAAGGAGGAGCCCTTGTTCTAGCGGACAAGGGAATATGCCTTATTGATGAATTTGACAAAATGAATGATCAGGACAG GGTGAGTATTCATGAAGCAATGGAGCAGCAAAGTATTAGCATATCGAAAGCTGGAATTGTCACCTCTCTCCAAGCACGATGCTCTGTCATTGCAGCTGCAAACCCTGTGGGAGGCAG ATATGATTCTTCAAAAACATTTACACAAAATGTTGAGTTGACAGATCccatcatttctcgttttgacATCCTTTGTGTAGTGAAG GATGTGGTTGACCCCGTCACTGATGAAATGCTTGCAAAGTTTGTAGTTGATAGTCATTTTAAGTCGCAACCCAAGGGAGCTAATATGGATGATATAACCTTGGACGAGTCTCAAGAAGACGTCCAAGCCTCAACCGGTCCAGTAGATCCTGAT aTACTTCCTCAAGACTTGCTAAAGAAGTACTTGACTTATGCCAAGTTAAATGTATTCCCAAGGCTGCACGATGCTGATTTGGATAAACTCTCAAATGTTTATGCTGAACTGCGGCGAGAATCTTCG CATGGACAAGGTGTACCAATAGCTGTAAGGCACATAGAATCAATGATACGAATGTCTGAAGCACATGCAAGAATGCACCTTAGACAACAAGTAACTGGAGATGATGTTGACATGGCAATTCGTGTGGCACTCGATTCATTTATCTCCACCCAAAAATTTGGGGTGCAGAAAGCTCTTCAAAAG AGTTTCAAAAGGCACATCACTTTCAAGAAAGATAGGAATGAACTGCTCCTCTTTCTTCTCAAAGAACTTGTGAAGAATGCATTGCATTTTGAAGAAATTGTTTCTGGCTCTTCTTTAGGGCTTACCCACATTGATGTAAAAGTGGCAGATTTGCTGAACAAG GCAAATGAGCATGAAATCTTTGATCTAAACCCCTTCTTTACTAGTGCTATTTTCACCCGTGCCAACTTTGTGTTGGATGAGGAGCGGGGACTGATCAGGCATCGCCTTTCAGGATGA